The genomic stretch TTTGCAGCAAATACGCTAGAATCTCTTGTGTAAATTCAAGCATCTTTAAAGCATGATTCACTTCAATAAAAACATACAAAAGCACTATGCAGGGAGTAAGATTACAAATTCTCTGTTATTTGGGGTGTTATGCATCAGTTCTTCTCAAATTCTTACTTATTTATGTGTTTTGAGCACAGAAATAGTGAAATACTCAGATTACGTCTAAAACCATATGGAACCCGAGCATTTTAGCAATGGAATTCTTCACGGACCTGAGTAGGAGGATCCAGACTTAAAGCAaaataggaaggaaaaaaaatactgCAACGGCATAATTTAAAAATTGCATACAATTGTGTATCTGCAATTTCGATTCGGTACCTTATTGATAGAACCTAAACTCCTTCCTTCAAATGCTCCCAGACCTCTAGCATCAAGAAAAGTGTACTCTGGTACGATCCGGCTACATTCAAGGGAGTGAAATCTTCAATTGTCTATTTATTGATAGAGGTTGTCAACAACTGAGATTAACTATTTCCTAAAAGAACATCGAAGTGTATTGAAAAAAATGGACGCAGTATTTTGCACCCAAAAATAATCATCAAACAAGGCAAATAAAAAAATTGTCATTTTCTAGCTTGATTAGAACATATTTATGCTGAAATCAGCAGCATTGTGGCATTTATTTGGGAGATTTAGAGAATGGCTCTATGAAAATTACCAAAAGATGGACCAACCTGCGATCGACGCCGTTGACTGAAGCGATGATTTCAGCAGCTTGATAGGCTCGCTGGGTAATGGAGGGCCAGATCCAGCAACTCGCGTCGCAAGCGCCCAGTCGCTTCAGCTCGAGGGCGGTCTGGGCAGCCTGCCTGGCGCCCTCGACCGAAAGGCCGCTGTCGACGGACGTCTTGGCGACAGGGTTGGTGCGCAGGACGCCGTAGCTCTCGTAGACCGACTCCCCGGCGCGCACGAGGAAGTAGCGGTTGGCTAGGCCGGGAGGGGGCATCCGGAAGAGGCCACGGGCGAGGGCCGGGGAGCGGGGTACGAGGGCGTGATGGAGGAACGGGGTCGTAAGCACGGCAAGGAGGATACGGCGGCGGCGGACGGCGAGGAGGAGGAGCTTCCGGTGATGGTCGGGGCAGTGGTGATCGGATTTGTGGGGACGAGAGGGGAAGGGAGCGGAAGCAGGAGATGCGGTGGAACTGGAAGATGAGGCGCTTAAGCTCAGCATGATCTCCGCAATACTTCTGGATTTGGCTTTGTGTTCGATACGATGCCCCACTTCGTGGCAGATTTGGTAATTAAAGACGAGCgatttcataaaattttattttttttttttcgtttttacGACTAAagtaagatatttttaaaaatcggAAAACATATAAAAACTAATGAAATAAAATACATGATAAAAATGAATACTGATAAAGTTTCAAGCATTACAAAGAGAACAATGAGAAGAGATGAGAATCCAATCTTCTCGAACCCCAAGAACAATACAACATCTGGTGCAGTAATCTCAGGTAAACACCGACGACGCCAACAGAGCGACCACGAGAGGCAGCAGCGTGAGCACTTGAACAGAGTTCCCGCTCGAGGAGTCCGAGTCCTGAGTCCTTGTTCCTACGCCTGATGGGGGCGTCAATGGTCTCGCCGGAGAAGCCGTCGGGCTGCTAGCTGCTGGCGGTTTAATCCATGGAACGCCGCAACAAGTTCAGTAATCAGTGATCGTCATGCATCCTAAGAACAGAAGAAACTGATTGAAAAGCTAAAGCGGGAGCGAGCTTACAGTCGCACTGGCTGAGGGGAAGCTGGACGTTGCAAGCGCCGGGGAGGGCCATCGCCAGAGTCTGGTTGATCCCGAGGGAGGGGGCCGCGGACGCGCCGCTGCTGATGATGGTACAGATGCACCGCGGCTCCGATTGCGCCACGGAGGCGAGCTGCGAGCAGCAGGATCTCGAAGGGGCGGAGGCGTTGCCGGTGATGTAGTCCAGGCACGGCGACAAGCTAGCGATGACCGACGAGCAGGAAGACGACTGGGCCTCCGCGCCTGCCGTCAGCACCGACGCCATTGCTGCGATCATAAGGATTGCACGCATAGTTCTAGCTCCGGCCATTCCTGAAGCGGCTGAAACAGAGAAAATGGCTCGTTGAGATTGAATTGGGGAACAGATCCAGAGAGCAGTCTTTTAATGCTGAAACAAGCGTGAAAGCTTAAGCAAGGAACAAAGTGGAAACTGGCTGGCAATTGGCGTAGGTGAGCCACTCTTCCTACTCTCTAACGAACCTCATAGATTTTTCTCTCGTTGACCACCACGGATGTGATGATCCGCCAACTGTCTGAAACTGAATGGGCAGAGTTGTTGGATTAATTAATGGCGATTTTGTAATCGGTATTTGTTTGTATTTTCCATGAAGAAGATTCATGCCATTCCTTTACTTCATTAATTACCTTCAAAATTAGGATCAAGCTTGCATTAGCATTTTCTTTATAACAATATAAAAAGCCTAAAATAAAATCATATGATCAAAAATCGACTACAATAAACCAGCattttcttttatattatttaaacACATTTGTAAAAATTGAGTGGGGTTAATTGATTCACTCCTCGAATATGGTTTAACCTCATGTATTTTGCCCTTTCCAGATCTCCCAGTTTTCTTCTTCCCCACCTGCTTGATCGGTATTGAATGACCCGTACGTAAACAGAGCTCGCGGAGACATGGTAAGTGCTTCTCGATCTATTGGGTTGATTTATCacagacaaagaaaagaaaagaaaaatgagcATTTATCGATAAGCTTCCATATTGGTGCATGCATGGTGATTAGGGGACCCCAATGAACGTCATCGTTGTGGGTTCTCATGTGTGGGTGGAGGATCCCAACGTCGCATGGATCGATGGAGAGGTTACTGCGATCACAGATAACAATGCCACCGTCGTCATCACTAATGGCGACGCCACCAAGACTGTACGTCATGCTCTCATCAATGTCCCGAGTTTTATATGAATCCATCGATATATGGAGTTTCTCTCTAATTGTCCTTCTTGATGATGAATTGCATATCGAACATGCTCTAGAATTGTGGATCTAATGAATCATTTTCAAGATcactttttttttgaaaaaaaattctaggtCGTGGTTAGTCTGTCAAATGTATACCCTAAAGATACAGAGACTCATCAAGCTGGGGTGGATGATATGACCAAGTTAGCTTATCTCCATGAACCAGGAGTTCTCCACAATCTCTCTACGCGTTACGCActgaatgaaatatatgtatgtTTCATCTTTCTAATCTACCAGTCAGAAACACAGGTCAAGTGCTGAAGCAATCAATCTTTTACGTTTGACAGACGTACACTGGGAATATTTTGATCGCTGtaaacccattccggaggcttcCACATTTGTATGATCTCGACGTGATGGAGCAGTATAAAGGTGCCGCTTTCGGCGAGCTAAGGCCGCATCTTTTCGCAGTCGCGGATGCTTGCTACAGGTACTCTGCTTTTGGCAGCATGGCATCGAAACCTCAATGGAGGTTAGTAACTCTGTTGAGGTTGTTCCAGGGCAATCATAAATGAACAGGGAAGTCAATCGATTCTGGTTAGTGGAGAGAGTGGAGCTGGTAAAACGGAAACGACCAAGATGCTCATGAGGTATCTAGCTTTCATGGGTGGGAGGTCGTGCACAGAGGGCCGAACAGTAGAACAGCAAGTCTTGGAGGTAAACTATATCTGTCTTCCGCATTCATACAACTACCTGAGAGTGATGGATGAATATTGTATTCTGCAGTCTAATCCAGTGCTCGAAGCATTCGGGAATGCCAAAACAGTGAAAAATAATAACTCAAGGTGAGTAATTAAGTAGATTACTTGTTATATACTAAGCAATTCCATATCGAGCTCGATCTAATGCAGAGAAGAAAAAAACATCTTACAGCCGTTTTGGTAAATTCGTCGAGATTCAATTCGATAAGTATGGAAAGATTTCTGGAGCTGCAATCCGCACATATCTGCTCGAGCGCTCCAGAGTTTGTCAACTATCTGATCCAGAAAGAAACTACCATTGCTTTTACATGCTCTGCGCTGCACCGCCGGAGgtccttattttcttcttcttcctccttctgcAAAGCTTATGTTAACTAGAACTCAAGATAATAACTCTATGATTGTCAGGATGCAAAGAAGTTTAAGGTTGCTGACCCAAGAACGTTCCATTATCTAAATCAAACCAACTGCTATGATGTTGCAAATGTGGATGATGCTAGGGAGTACTTGGAGACTAGAAATGCCTTGGATATTGTCGGAATCAATGTGGAAGAACAGGTCAGTTGAGCTTCGTTCGAGTTGATTCTTACTAAACCAAATTGTGGAATTTGAATCTGCATTTGCAGGAAGCCATCTTTCGTGTGGTAGCCGCAATTCTTCACCTGGGAAACATAAACTTCGACAAAGGAAGCGATGTGGATTCATCACAGTTGAAAGATGAGAAATCGTGTAACCATCTTAACACAGCAGCAGAACTGCTAATGTACCATACAGAGACTTTTGTGCATTGTAGATTCTCTCTATGGTTTCATGTTCATTCTTCTTCCATGTGCTACCCCAGGTGCGACGAGAAAACACTTGAGAACTCTCTTTGCAAGCGTTTGATTGTTACACCGGATGGCAATATCACAAAGCCTCTTGATCCAGAAGCTGCTGCATTAAATCGCGATGCCTTAGCGAAGATAGTGTACTCAAGGTTATTTGACTGGTAAGATTTTGCTTAGGTAATTTTCAATTGTTTAGCAAGAAGAacagagttattattgatgaaatgttTGCCAAATATCCTGGCAGGATTGTAGACAAGATCAACAGCTCAATTGGGCAAGATCCATTAGCTAAAAACATAATTGGAGTACTTGATATTTATGGTTTTGAGAGTTTCAAAGTCAATAGGTAAGCTTCTAACCTAGTTTCATGATAGTGAATTTTCATTGTAAATTAATGCTTAATTGACTATGTGATTTTTATGGCAGTTTTGAGCAGCTATGTATAAACTTAACTAATGAGAAATTGCAACAACATTTTAATCAAGTATGTGAAAAAGTGGCTTAGATTCGATGTGTGTGGATTCATAGATGCATCATATTTAACACTGCTTATCATAAAAACTACAGCATGTATTCAAGATGGAGCAAGAAGAGTACACAAAGGAAGAAATAAATTGGAGTTATGTCGACTTTGTGGATAACCAAGATGTTCTGGATCTCATAGAAAAGGTGTAAATAAGCACTATAATAAAGAAACTAGTGATGAAACTGAAAGCTGATGTGTTTTATAACCATTTGTGATTGCAGAAACCTGGAGGCATTATTGCACTACTTGATGAAGCATGGTATATCTGTTTTCAATTCTGTAAAATTCAtgccaaaataataattaaattcttCTATCGAATATAAGAGCTACAAGGATAGTACATGAAAAATTCATAATTG from Zingiber officinale cultivar Zhangliang chromosome 5B, Zo_v1.1, whole genome shotgun sequence encodes the following:
- the LOC121985794 gene encoding uncharacterized protein LOC121985794; translation: MLSLSASSSSSTASPASAPFPSRPHKSDHHCPDHHRKLLLLAVRRRRILLAVLTTPFLHHALVPRSPALARGLFRMPPPGLANRYFLVRAGESVYESYGVLRTNPVAKTSVDSGLSVEGARQAAQTALELKRLGACDASCWIWPSITQRAYQAAEIIASVNGVDRSRIVPEYTFLDARGLGAFEGRSLGSINKVYESDYISSDNKPPPVEDGTPNESVADVFVRVTQLMSILETQYSADTIIIVSPDSDNLSVLQAGLIGLDLRRHSDLFFSPGEVRLVDPNSIPDYKQPASAVYKCANPPSCK
- the LOC121985795 gene encoding non-specific lipid transfer protein GPI-anchored 15-like isoform X1, encoding MAGARTMRAILMIAAMASVLTAGAEAQSSSCSSVIASLSPCLDYITGNASAPSRSCCSQLASVAQSEPRCICTIISSGASAAPSLGINQTLAMALPGACNVQLPLSQCDSASSPTASPARPLTPPSGVGTRTQDSDSSSGNSVQVLTLLPLVVALLASSVFT
- the LOC121985795 gene encoding non-specific lipid transfer protein GPI-anchored 15-like isoform X2, coding for MAGARTMRAILMIAAMASVLTAGAEAQSSSCSSVIASLSPCLDYITGNASAPSRSCCSQLASVAQSEPRCICTIISSGASAAPSLGINQTLAMALPGACNVQLPLSQCDSSSPTASPARPLTPPSGVGTRTQDSDSSSGNSVQVLTLLPLVVALLASSVFT